The DNA sequence CACCGTCGGCCACCTCTACCAGAGGCGCATCGGCCAGCAGCTTGACGCCGCGCGAGCAGACAATCGTCAGGTTGCCATCGCTGGCAACGCTGGCGGTCGTGACTTTTACGCCGCCGCGAACGAGTAGATCAATGGCGGTGACCGCTTCGGTCTCTTCGCTACCAGGGGCGAGGCAAATCAGTGCCGACGCGCTCATATTCATTCTCCTTACGCTTTACCAGTTCAAACAGACGGGTATTTTCAGGTACGGCGATACCATGGACTCGGGCGCGCTTTAACAGGAAACCGGTGATGTAGTCGATTTCCGTATGGCGCTGGGCGAGAATGTCCTGCAGCATTGATGAGGTATTTTCTGCCGTACTTTCAATAACCTGATGAACATAGAATAACAGGTTTTCCGGAGAGGTATGCATTCCCTCGCGCTCCATCACCGCAGCAACTTCATAACAAATAGCGGCAACTTCCTGCGGGTATTCGCGCAGGTCGCCGTTCCGGCATTTTTTTAGCGCCGTCAGCGGGTTAATCACACAGTTTACCGCCAGCTTACTCCAGGTCGCGGGGTAGATATTGTTATGCCAGGCGACGTCGGGCAGTACATTCTGCAGTACATCGGCAAGATAGCTATAATCCTGAGGGTAATCTTTCGCCGGGCCAATATGGCTGGTGCCGTTAGCGACGTGGACGATAACGTTGCCGTCGCGGCGGGCCGCCTGGGTTGTCGATGCCATAAGCAGCGGCTGTTTGATGGTTTTAAGTTCATCGACGGTACCCATACCGTTATGCATTAACAGAATGGGCGCTGACGAGGGCAGAATGGCGCTGAGATTTTTCACCGCATTTGAAACCTGCCAGGCTTTTAGCGTGACCAGCAGCAGTTCGCTGCTGGCGAGAAAATCAGGATCGTTAGCGGTAAATGATTCATTAAACACGCTGCCGTCAGTTTCAATCACATTAACGCTACAAAATGGCTGCGGGACGCGTAACCAGCCCTGGACCTCATGTCCGTGTTTGTACAGCGCAGTTAGCCATAACTGTCCCAGTGCACCGCATCCGAGTACGGTTACTTTCATTGTTCCTCCTCACCTGTAAGTGCTGCATCAGGTGCTCATGGCTAAAGTATAGCGTTATCAGTTATCCTTTCGGGATAACAAGTTGAGTTATGTCGCGGTGCGGGTATTATGCATCGCAAAAGAAACGGAAGGAGAGGAAAAGATGCCATCTTTCGATATTGTCTCTGAAGTCGATCTTCAGGAAGTTCGAAACGCCGTAGAGAACGCGACCCGTGAAGTTGAATCGCGTTTTGATTTTCGTAACGTCGAAGCGAGCTTTGAGCTGAACGAAAAAAACGAGACCATCAAGGTCCTCAGCGAGTCTGATTTCCAGATTAACCAGCTGCTGGACATTCTGCGCGCCAAGCTGCTGAAGCGCGGAATTGAGGGCAGTTCTATCGAAGTGCCGGATGAATTCGTGCACAGCGGTAAAACCTGGTTTGTCGATGCGAAGCTGAAGCAGGGGATTGAGAGCGCGACGCAGAAAAAAATCGTCAAACTTATTAAAGATAGCAAGCTGAAAGTACAGGCGCAGATCCAGGGCGAAGAGATTCGCGTTACCGGTAAATCTCGCGACGACCTGCAGGCGGTTATGGCGCTGGTGCGCGGCGGTGATTTAGGCCAGCCGTTCCAGTTCAAAAACTTCCGTGATTAAAATAGTGCCATCGCACTTTTTTACATGCCGGGTGCGGCATTAGCCGCCGCCCGGCACAAAATAATCCTGGCGTTCACCACCTGCCTGAAGCGGAGTTCTTCATTTTCAGAGCCCTTTAATCGCCTGCTCAATTTCGAAGCGGTTAGTGAGTTTGCTGTCAATTTTGATATAGACAGAGCGCTCTTCGCCAATCACCAGAACCTCTTTTACGCCCTCTTTAGCCTGTAAGCGCTCTTCGAGCGATTTATCCGCCACGATGCCATCGGGTATTTCGACCCGCAGGCTGCTAACGTACGGCGGTTCGCTCATCGTACTGGCGACCAGCAGCCACAGCATCGCCAGCAGGGCACCAAGCAGGAAGACGGTTTGTGAATCAAAAAAGCCATCTACCCAGCCGCCGAGCGAGCCGCCAATAGCCACGCCGAGAAACTGGCTGGTGGAGTAAATTCCCATGGCTGTGCCTTTATAGCCGGCCGGTGATTCTTTGCTGATTAACGATGGCAGTAGCGCTTCCAGCAGGTTAAAGGCGAGAAAGAACAGCTGAACGCCCGCTACCAGTTCCCAGAAATATCCACCAGCGCCCCAGAGCACGATTTCAGCAATCAACAGGATGGCAACGCATAGCAGGAAGACGCGTTTCATTTTGCGCTTCACTTCGGCGTAAATAATAAACGGCACCACGGCAACAAAAGAGACCAGCATGGTGACCAGGTAAATTTTCCAGTGCCCGGCGGCCGGAAAACCGGCGGCCTCCAGCTGACCCGGTAGGGCAACGAAGGTGGACATCAGCATGATATGCAGGCACATAATGCCAAAGTTAAGCTTCAGCAGTTTTGGCTCTGCCAGCACTTTGCTGAAGCAACCTTTCACCATCCCGGATTCCCGGTTCAGGACGTGATTTTCGCTGTTTGGCACCACCCACAGCGTGAGCAAAATACCGAGCGTCGCCAGGACAGCAATCATCCAGAACAGAGCGTGCAGTCCCAGCTGATGGGTAATAATTGGACCAAGAACCATGGCAATAGCAAAGGTGACGCCAAAGCTGACGCCGATAAACGCCATGGCTTTGGTGCGGTTCTGTTCGCGGGTCAAATCGGAGAGCAGCGCCATAACCGCGGCGGCAATCGCCCCGGAGCCCTGCAGCGCACGACCGAGAATAATGCCCCAGATTGAGTCGGAAAGCGCAGCGATAATGCTGCCAATAACGAAGATAAACAGGCCGCCGACGATTAGCGGTTTACGACCGATGCGGTCAGAAAGCAGGCCAAAAGGTACCTGGAATATCGCCTGGGCCAGCCCGTAAATGCCAATTGCCAGCCCGATGAGGGCTTCGCTTGCGCCCTGTAATGCCATGCCATAAGTGGTCAGAACCGGCAGAACCATAAACATGCCGAGCATGCGCAAAGAGAATACGGTCCCCAAACCCCAGGTCGCGCGCAGTTCGCCTGGCGTCATTTTATTATCGTTCATTACCACCTCAATATAAAAACTGCGCCTAGTGTAGTGGGGGGAACCAGAAGCGTAAATAAATGTTTGTTTAGCAGATATTACGACTGTGTTGCATGAAGAGGTGAGTGTGGTTGATAGAAAGAAACCAGTGGAGTGGCCCCCACCGGTACGCAGAGATTATTGGCAGTTAAAGTCAACCCACTGGCCGCCGGCATCGGCGGATTTAACGCACTGCTCGACCCAGTAGACGCCGTGAAGACCGGCTTCAACATCCGGATACCAGAAGGTTTCAAGGAACGCATGGTCGCCGCGATCCATCGCATCAATAGCGATGGCGTAGCGGCGATAGAGGTTGGCCCATGCTTCGAACAGCCCTTCCGGGTGTCCGCCGCCGATGCGATCGTCCGCCAGCGCCTGCTGGCTCAGATAGGGCATACCGCGATCCAGTACGCGCGCCGGTTCGCCCTGCACCTCGTAGTTCAGCTGATTTGGGCGTTCATCCCACCATTCGATACTGGCTTTTTCGCCGATGACGCGGACTTTTTGCGAGTGCATCGCGCCGCTGTTGACCGCACTGGTCCACAGTGAACCGACGGCCCCGTTGTTATATTCCATCAAGACAAAAGCATTATCTTCCAGCGGCGCGCGAGATTTAACGAAGCTCTGACGCGCGCACATCAGTCGGGTAATGTTAAGGTTTGGTACCATTGTCTCCGCGATAAACAGAGGGTGGGTAGCCAGATCTCCGAGTACATAGCTAGGGCCGGCATATTTCGGCGTAACCCGCCAGCGGGTGGATTCCGCCTGCAGTTCGACGGCTTCATTATGAAAGCCGTGAGCAAACTGCATATTGATAATACGGATCTCGCCAAGCATGCCGTCGGCAATCATCTGCCGTGCCTGCTGGATCATCTGGTGTCCGGCATAACCGTAGGTGACGCCGATAATTTTATTTTGCTTTTTACTCAGCGCGACCAGCTCGCGGGCTTCGTCGGCGGTGAAGCACAGCGGTTTTTCGCAGATAACGTGCAGCCCGGCTTCCAGCGCCGCTTTCGTGATGGCGAAGTGGGTATTGTTCGGCGTCGTCACCGATACGGCCTCAATACCGTCAGGGCGTTTGGCCTCTTCTGCAAATAGCGTTTGATAATCGGCGTAGCAGCGTTCTGGAGCGATTCCCAGCTGTTCGCCGAATTGACGGCCGCGTTCGGCATCTATATCGAGCGCGCCCGCCAGCAGAGTAAACACATTGTCGCGCAGCGCCGCACAGCGATGACTATAGCCAATCTGGCTGGTACCGCCGCCGCCGACCATGCCCCAACGCAGGGAGCGGGATAAGGGTTTCATGCCGTTTAACATGATGATGCTCTCCTTAATTATAGAGATACTTCGGATTTCAGATGTTCTTCTGAATACCCGTGCTCGGCGAGCGCGGGAGTGGTAATTGGGCTTTACATCTCTCCGCGCGCTTCGCGTTCTTTCAGCTCACGCATAATCTGTGGGTACTGTTTATCCAGCCGGTAAAACAGCAGGGTGATAATGACCACAATCCACAGGAAGAAAGAGCCGTAGAGATAAACGTTGTTAATCATATCGATAGCGCTTTGCGGCTGAACGCCGGAGCCGCTGCTGGAGCTCACGTAACCTGAGATGCTTAACAGGCCGGAGATCACCGCGGCGGCAACGCCTGCGCCGAGTTTCGTGCCGACTGAACCGGCGGAAAAGATCATCCCCTCCTGCCGGACGCGCGTTTTCCACTGGCCGAATTCAACCGCATCGCCGCAGAAGCCGAACAGCACGGCGTTGAGCGGGGCGAAGCCAATACCGCGGATAATCGCGTTTGCCAGCGCCCAGTGGTAGTCATTGGAGTTGAACATAAACAGCACTTGGCCGATGGTAGCCAGTAGAATGCCGCAGAGGGCAACGTTACGTTTACCGTATTTGCGGATAGGGACGGAGCTGAGGAAGGTAAAAATAATAATACAGGCGGTCTCAGCAACGAAAATAGAGCTGTAGAAGGTATCGTCGCCGAGTACGTAGCGGCAGTAGTATGGCAGCGCGATACCGACCACGGTGTAGTAGACGCTCTGCGCGGTCCACAGGATCGCGCTGGCCCAGAAGTACTGGTTACGAAAGAGTGCGGAAAGCTGGGTTTTTACCGGCAAATTTCCCTGTTTTTCTCGCGCTTTGATGACTACTTTCTCTTCACATTTGTAGAAGCAAAACAGCAGCAATAGCAGCGCCAGAAAAGCCCAAATGGACATCGTTTTGATCCACGCGGCCTGATCGTCGCCAAAGTATTTCACCAGCGGCAAGGTACAGGCCACGGCGAGAATGCGGCCAAATGGCGACATCGACATTCGGGTGATGCTGAGCATATCTCGTTCCCAGGAGGCTCGGGTCATCATGGCCGAGAGGCTGCCATAGGGCAGGTTGATAGCGGTGTAGCATACGGTGGTGCAGAAGTTATAGGCCACCAGCAGATAGAGAAACTGCAGCGTGCCAGTAGTCTGTGGGACGGTAAACAGCAGAATCGCCGAGACGGCGTAGGGAACGCTCATCCACAATAGCCAGGGGCGTGATTTACCCCAGCTAGAGTTTGTGCGTTCAACCATCAAACCCATTATCACATCGGAAACGCCGTCAAACAGACGCGAGATCAGCATGACCAGCCCAACGGTAGCGATGCTGATGCCGACATAGTCGGTATAAAACAGGGTTAGAACCGTGCCTATCATACCGAAAACAACGTTACAGGCGGTATCGCCGCCGCCGTAAGCTATTCGGGTAGTCCAGGTTAGCTTATCGCCGCGAGCTGCTGCGGGAGAGAGGAGGAGCTGCTGTTCACTCATGGTCAATTCCTTTGTCTGGGAGGACAAGTAAGGACCTCAGCGCCAGTTCCACCGGCACTACCTTATCCTGAATGTCAGCCAGAACATATGGAAATATTTATTTCATTTCAATATAGATTTGAAATTTAATTTCTGTATATGAGAGGCGGATCGAAAAATGACAAAATTGATCCGTTGAATTTAATGGCGGTGCTATCAAGCCATTCTGATTAATAAGGCGATTAGTTGCTTTTATGAAGGCTTCTCTGATTAGTTTTTTGTATTTATTTTGCCGGGATGCGTAATGAATGTGTGAAGTGAATCGATAAGGCGCGGATTTTTATTTTTTCATTAATCATTAAAATGAAATTAATTTTTCTTTTTCGGCGGGCATGTTTTGAATCATGCCCGCCGAAACCTCAGGAATTAAAGCGAATTTGTGACTGGCGTTGGTGACGAGGCCGTTTTTAGCGTCGAACCAGCGGCAAAAATACCTTTGGCCGCCAGCCCGGCGACGGTGATAGCGGCGGGAACGCCAAGGAGCAGGAAAACGCTTTCGAAGCTGATATTCAGCGCCAGCATTTCAGCCCCGGCAAAGGCGCTAAGGATAGCGCCCAGACGGCCAACACCGTGCATCCAGCTGGAGCCCGTCGCCCGCGCTTCGGTAGGATAATAACGGGCGGAGAGCGCGTTCATGCCGGTATTGGCGCCGTTCAGGCAGGCTCCGCTGATAAACGCCAGCAGGCAGATGAGCGCAAAGCTTGCTGCTGCATAGCCCATCGCCATCGTGAACAGTCCGCCAACGGCGTAAATAAGTCCGAGCGCCCGATGGGGGTTGATCCGGTCCATCAGCCAGCCGGCAAACAGTGAGCCAAGGGTTCCGCCCGCCTGGTACATCGCGGTCATCACTGCCGCCTGGCTGACCGTTAAGCCGACTTCTTTTACCAGCGTCGGTAACCAGCTGCCGAGGAGATAAACCAAAAAAAGTCCCATAAAGTAGACCAGCCAGAGCATTAATGAACCGAAACGATAGTGACGCGACAGCACGATGCGCATCGCATTTGTCTGGACGGGCTGCGTCGGGAGGCTGAACTCAGCGTCATCGGCGATTTGTCCGGGATAGAGGCGCTGCAAAATCCTTCGTATACGTTCGGCAGGCGCCCGCTTAACCACCAGGAAACGCACCGATTCGGGCAACAGCCAGATCAGAACCGGAGCGAACAGCAGCGGGAGGATACCGCCGAGCAGCATCAGCGAGTGCCAGCCGAACTGTGGGATCAGCCAGGAGGCGGAGAATCCTCCGGCCGCCGCGCCAAAGGTAAAACCGCAAAAAATAATGGTAATCAGAAACGAACGCTGGCGCTCCGGCGCATATTCTGACACCAGAGTGCCGATATTGGGCATGGCCGCGCCTAACCCCAGACCGGTCATAAAACGAAAAAACATCATTTGCTCAATGTTTTGTGAGAGGGCGGTAGCAATGGTCCAGAAGCCAAAGAAAAAGACGCTATTGATGATAATTTTCTTCCGTCCCAGCCAGTCGGCGAGAGGTCCGGAGAAAATAGCGCCCAGCGCCAGGCCTATCAGTGCAGCGCTGATGACGAAGCCGAGCTCATGGTTGCTTACTCCCCATTCCTGCTTGAGCGTTGGGGCGATAAATCCCATGATGGCGATATCAAAACCGTCCAGCGCAATCACGCAAAAGCCTAAAAGCACCACCAGCTTCTGGAAGCGGCTCAGCGGATTAGCGTTAATTAACTCCCTGACGTCCAGGCGTTGAGTCTGTGTCATGGGGGGCTCCTTATGCGCAAGGGCGCAGGTAGGACTGCGCTGCGTTGAACAGCAGCTGGGCGCGGGCGAGCGCAGGCAGCGCGCCGCGAGGGCCGCTTAGCGGAACTTCTACAGAGACCGGCAGCGTGGCCGGCAGCGCCGCCATCAGGCCGTACAGGTCGAGTCCGCCTTCGCCAGGCACCTGGCGCGCCGCGCGTGCCTGGTAAATCAACTCCTGTTCATCGGCGGGTATTTGCGGCGGAGCGTCGCAAAGCTGCATGTAGTTGAGGCAGCTTTGCGGTAATGCGGCGAGGGTGGAGAGGGATTCGCCTGCCCGCCAGAAGTGAATGGCGTCAATGAGAATACCGATATCGTTGCGGCCGCTGGCGGTAATGAGCGCCCGGGCCTCGGCGATGGTGCGCAGATGGGTCCAGGGCATGGGCTCCAGGTTCATGGTTAAACCATATTGCAGACCCGCTTCGGCAAGGCGCGCGAGGTTATCCGCGCTGCGCGCCCGGTTATCATCGTTTCCAGCGACTAAAACCTGTTTTGCGCCAAGGCGCGCGGCGGTGTCGAGGAAGAGCTGTAAACGGGAATCCAGTGAAAAATCCGGCGTCAGGCGGACGATTTCAACGTCCGAGACGCGGATGCCGGTCTCCATTAGCGCCGCCAGGGTATCGCGGACGGCAGCGGTATCGCCCAGCATGTCATAATCCGGGTCAGACGGCGTGGCGGGGAGCAGGCGCAGGCCGACGTGGGTAAATCCGGTTTGGGCCGCAATTCGCACCTGTTCCGGCGGCGGGACGTCGAGCAGGGTAAGCGCGGCGAGTGACAGGGTTCGCATGTTCATAAAGGACTCCATTACAGTTGCAGGTGATTGTTGTTATGCGTATTGCCGTCCCTGGTGGAATGCTTTTACTGCATTGTTTTATTTATGTTTTCTGTCAGTTTTTTACCGACTATATAGCCAAAGGTCATCGCCGGACCGAGCGTGATACCGCCGCTGGGATAGAATCCCCGCATCACGCTCGACATATCGTTACCGATGGCGTAAAGGCCCCGAATCGGCTGCTGCTGTGCATCGAGAACCCGGGCAAATTCATCGGTAATTAATCCGCTAAACGAGCCCAGCGAGCCGGGAAGAATGCGCACGGCATAAAAAGGCGGCTGGCTGAGTTTCCCAAGCGTAGGATGAGGGGAACGGCTGGAGTCCCCCTGCGCGCGGTTGTAGGCTGAGGCGCCGCGCTGAAAATCCTTATCCTCCCCCTGGTCTACAAAACCGTTAAAACGGGCGATCGTTTCCGCCAGCTGCTGCGAATCGATAGCGCAGGCTTTCGCCAGCGCTTCCGGCGTCTCGCCGGCGTAGAGATAGCCAGTGCGTCGCCAGGGCTCGGGGGAAAAAGGGAAGGGGCGAGCATGGCCTAACCCGTAGCGCCGCAGCGCACGGCTATCGGCAATCAGCCATGCCTGCGGCGTTTCGCCCGGCGGGGTGGCTTCCAGCAGCGCGGCAATAAAATCGTGATAAGAGTCGGCCTCATTGGTGAAGCGCTTACCGTTGGGTAAAACGGCAATAAAGCCCGGCTTGGCTCGCTCTACCAGGTGCGGGAAGGCCAGCTGCAGGCCGCTGGCGAGGGTAACGCGCGACACCGGCGCCCAGGCCATTGCGTGCCTGAGCGAAGTATCAAACCGTCCACCGACCGCTTCGCCGAGCCGAATACCATCCCCCTGATTACCCGGAGGCGCGGCGGAGAAGTGGCCGTAGCCGCTGGCGGCGTGCGGGACATTTTCCGCCAGACGCTGTTTGTCGTGAGGAAAGCCGCCGCAGGCGAGGATCACCGCCCCGGCGCGAATCTCCAGTGTGCCGCTGTCGCCGCGTAATATCGCACCAGTAATGCCGTTATCGGCGGTGAGCAGCCGTTCTACCGGCGCGTTAAGCTGAAAATTGACGCCAGCGTCCAGCGCCGAGCGCAGCAGACGGGCGACCAGCGCATTGCCGTTAACCAGATGGTGTCCGCGCCCGGCACGCAGCCGCTGCCAGCCGTGGCGCAGCAGGCGGCGGGTGGCATACAGCGCCGAGCGCGGTGAGCGGGTCGCGTTGAAAAAGTGCGCCATGTCCGTGCCGCCGGCAATGCCCATACCCGCGAGGCTAATGGTTTCCAGCGGCGGACGCAGCCGGTGCAGCCAGTCGCCGAGCAGGCTTCCGTTAAAAGGCTGCGCCGTCACCGAACGGCCGCCCTGCGCAGAGCCCGGTGAAGGGTGAAAATCGGGCATTTTACTGCCGGAAAGAAACTGCACTGCGGTGTGGCGACGAAAAAAGTCGATCATCTCCGGCCCGTACTTTAAGAAAGCGAGCAGCCGCGCATCGGCAGGCTCACCGCCCATTTCATGCTGTAAATAGGTGAGCGGCGCGTGAGGCTCTTCGTTGATACCTTCTTCTCTGACCAACGGATTATGCGGGATCCACAGCCAGCCGCCGGACCAGGCGCTGGTGCCGCCAATCACCGATTCTTTTTCCGCAACCAGCACGCTGGCGCCGCCCAGCGCGGCGGTGACGGCGGCAGAAAGCCCCGCCGCGCCGGAGCCGACTACCAGAACATCCACGTTCATCTGCCCGCTCATGCCTGACTCCTTATTGCAATGGTGAAAAATCGGTAGGGCGCAGAAGAACTGATTCGAGGCGCTCTACGGCGGCCAGCTCGCGATTTTTGCGCGAAAACGTCAGCCAGCGTTCGTCCTGCGCCATACGCGCCCTGCGTACCAGACGATCGTCGAGGCTCTCGTAGGCCCAGATGTGCACCACCTGATTGACCACGCCAATTTCGGTAAAGAAGAAGCCGATGAGTTTGCCGAGATGCTCGGTCTGGACGGCGTAGGCATCGCTTTTGTACAGCGCCAGCCAGTCGGCCATTTTCAGCGGGTTGATGGTGTAGGTGCGTTTTTCATAGATCATGATGTTCTCCTGTTTACAGTGCGTGTTGTTGCGCCATGTGGCTGGCTGAGAGATAGCCGAAGGTCAGCGCCGGGCCGAGGGTAATTCCCGGACCGGGATAGGTTCCGGCCATCATCGAATCCATATCGTTACCCACGGCGTAGAGCCCTTTAATTGGTTCACCCAGCGAGTTGATAACCTGGGCATTGGCGGTAGTGACCAGGCCGCGCGAGGTGCCAAGATCGCCGGTATAGAGAGTGACGGCATAAAACGGCGCGCTGGTCAGCGGAGCGTTACAGGCGTTGGGCCGATGGCCAGGGTCGCCCATCGCGCGGTTGTAGCTGTTGCCGCCTTTGGCGAACGCCGGATCAAGACCCGCCACGGCATCACGGTTATAGCGGGCCACCGTGTCTTCGAGCGTATGCGGGTCCAGCCCGAGCTGCTTTGCCAGCTCCGCCAGGGTACCGGCTTTGTGCAGATAGCCTGCTGTTACCAGCGCGTCGTTATTTACCGGGGCAGGGCGCGCCAGACCGAGACCGTAGCGCTTGATGGCCTGCGCGTCGCAAATCAGAAAACAGGGGGCGTTTTCTGCCCGGCGTTGCATGGCGCTGGCAAAATGGTGATAAGAGTTTGATTCATTCACGAAGCGCACCGCGCGCTGGTTGACCGCAATTACGCCGGGTTTGGCGCGATCGGTTACCAGGTGAGGGAAGCGCTCCTGCGTGCCGTCATGACGACGTAAAACCGAGACCGGCGCCCAGAAAAAGTTGGACGGCAGGTCAGCGCCCGTGCGGGCGTTGACCGCGGCGGCAAGACGCAGCGCGATGCCGTCGTTAGCGGCGGGCGACATGGTGTAGTGCTCACGAGTATTGGGCCGATAGCGTTCAGCCAGCTTACCGGCAGCGAAACCTCCTGCTGCCAGCACTACGCCGCAGCGTGCTTCAAGAGTCTGTGTCTGCCCTGCATGCTCAATTTCAACGCCGGTCACCTCGCCGTTGCGTTCGGTCAGCGAAAGCACGTTGACGTTGAGCTGAAGCTGCATGCCTTTGCGAAAGGCGAGCGTCGCCATGCGGGCGATCAGCGCGTTGCCCATCGCCAGACGCGTTCCCCGATGGTGCCTGATGCGGTCGCGACCGTAGCGCAGCAGCAGCCTGCTGCAGTGTGCCATCGAGCGCAGAGAACGGCGCATATCAAGAAAGTGCTGAATATCAACCCGGTTAACCATCATCCCGCCGAACAGCAGCATTCCCGGCGGGGGAGAGCGGAGATCGCGAAAATGTTTTCCCAGCTCCCGGCCGTCAAACTCCACCGCTTCCAGCGCTCGCCCGGAATCGACCGCGCCGGGCTCATCCGGGTAATAATCCGGAGAGAGCGGGCGCAGGCTATATTTCACCGCTCCTTCTTTTTCAAGAAACGCCAGCGCTTCGCGGCCAGAATGAATGAAGGCACTGACCAGATCCTGACGATAGTTGGCTTCACCGATAATGGTTCGCAGATAGGTTTCGATATCCTTCGCGGGGCCGCTGCTGGCCATTTTGCGCGCCTGATCGCTATCATGGATCCACACCGCGCCGCCGGAAATGGCCGAGGTACCGCCAAACTGCGGGGCTTTTTCCAGCATCAGCACCGATAGCCCCTTGCAGCAGGCGGTTACCGCCGCGGCAAAGCCTGCGGCGCCGCTGCCGATAACGATGACATCCCAGCTTTTCATGCCGCCGCTCCCTGTTCCTGCGCCATTGCGCCAATGAACTGACCCATCAGTTTCATCTGCGCCAGCGCCATTTCAGGTCCGGTCTGGATCGTGCAGCCGCGCTCCCGGGAGAAGGAAAGGAGCGGGGTGATAACCGGTGCGGTTACGACATCCGCGACATGTGTCGATGCCTGAAGCGTTTCCAGCAGCGCCTGCGGCAGCGGTAAAGGGGCAAAACCGGCCATTCCCGCCGGAGAACCATTGACCACTAAATCCATGCCGTTAAGCGTAGCGGGCAGCTCGATGAGATGAACCTGCGGAAAATGGGTTGCCAGCCGATTATGCAGGAGCTGAAGAGTCGCGGAGTTCTGGTCATAAAGCGCCAGCTGGCTGATGCCTGCTTCGCAAAGCTCCCAGGCGATTGCGCTGCCGACGCCGCCGCATCCGGAGAGCAGCGCTTTTTTTCCCGCGGCGCTAAATCCATGCGCCTCTGCGGCAAGCCGGAAGCCGACGCCATCGAGCATATCACCCTGTAAACGGCCGTCGGCCAGCTTACGAATGACGTTGACGGCATTCAGGTGCTGAGCACGCGGGGTCAGCTCATCGACCAGGGCGGCGGCCCGCTGTTTATGCGGAACGGTGACCAGCACACCGCTCATGTTATGCCAGCCGCGTAGCGCCTGCAGATAGTCAGCAACGGCTTGCGGAGCTATGTCCACCGGGATCATAACGCTGTCCATCTGCCGATCGGCAAAGTAGCGGTTGAAATTTTCCGGCGATTTAACCTGGGTAATCGGATGACCGATAACGGCGACGACCTGAGTGAATCCACTGACCATTTCAAACCTCATTTTGTTAAATGAATGTTGTGAAAGTATTTCAGTGGGAGCCGGGAGCGACAACGCAGAATTCGGCCATACTGGTTGTTAATCGCACCATCACTGCGATAATCGCGTTAAACTGATTGTATTGTTGCAAAAGTGTGAACAACTATGCAAAACCAGATTCATTCCCGCGATCTGATCGTCGGCCTGCAAAAGGGGCTGGCGCTGATCCAGTTATTTTCAAAAGAGTTCCCAAGGCTGACGGTGCCGCAGGCGGCAAAAATGAGCGGTCTGACGCAGAGCGCTGCGCGACGCTTTTTCCTTACGCTGCTGCATGAGCGCTATTTGCAAACCGACGGCCGCCACTACTGGCTGA is a window from the Klebsiella oxytoca genome containing:
- the panE gene encoding 2-dehydropantoate 2-reductase; translation: MKVTVLGCGALGQLWLTALYKHGHEVQGWLRVPQPFCSVNVIETDGSVFNESFTANDPDFLASSELLLVTLKAWQVSNAVKNLSAILPSSAPILLMHNGMGTVDELKTIKQPLLMASTTQAARRDGNVIVHVANGTSHIGPAKDYPQDYSYLADVLQNVLPDVAWHNNIYPATWSKLAVNCVINPLTALKKCRNGDLREYPQEVAAICYEVAAVMEREGMHTSPENLLFYVHQVIESTAENTSSMLQDILAQRHTEIDYITGFLLKRARVHGIAVPENTRLFELVKRKENEYERVGTDLPRPW
- a CDS encoding YajQ family cyclic di-GMP-binding protein, with product MPSFDIVSEVDLQEVRNAVENATREVESRFDFRNVEASFELNEKNETIKVLSESDFQINQLLDILRAKLLKRGIEGSSIEVPDEFVHSGKTWFVDAKLKQGIESATQKKIVKLIKDSKLKVQAQIQGEEIRVTGKSRDDLQAVMALVRGGDLGQPFQFKNFRD
- a CDS encoding MFS transporter; the encoded protein is MSEQQLLLSPAAARGDKLTWTTRIAYGGGDTACNVVFGMIGTVLTLFYTDYVGISIATVGLVMLISRLFDGVSDVIMGLMVERTNSSWGKSRPWLLWMSVPYAVSAILLFTVPQTTGTLQFLYLLVAYNFCTTVCYTAINLPYGSLSAMMTRASWERDMLSITRMSMSPFGRILAVACTLPLVKYFGDDQAAWIKTMSIWAFLALLLLLFCFYKCEEKVVIKAREKQGNLPVKTQLSALFRNQYFWASAILWTAQSVYYTVVGIALPYYCRYVLGDDTFYSSIFVAETACIIIFTFLSSVPIRKYGKRNVALCGILLATIGQVLFMFNSNDYHWALANAIIRGIGFAPLNAVLFGFCGDAVEFGQWKTRVRQEGMIFSAGSVGTKLGAGVAAAVISGLLSISGYVSSSSGSGVQPQSAIDMINNVYLYGSFFLWIVVIITLLFYRLDKQYPQIMRELKEREARGEM
- a CDS encoding MFS transporter — protein: MTQTQRLDVRELINANPLSRFQKLVVLLGFCVIALDGFDIAIMGFIAPTLKQEWGVSNHELGFVISAALIGLALGAIFSGPLADWLGRKKIIINSVFFFGFWTIATALSQNIEQMMFFRFMTGLGLGAAMPNIGTLVSEYAPERQRSFLITIIFCGFTFGAAAGGFSASWLIPQFGWHSLMLLGGILPLLFAPVLIWLLPESVRFLVVKRAPAERIRRILQRLYPGQIADDAEFSLPTQPVQTNAMRIVLSRHYRFGSLMLWLVYFMGLFLVYLLGSWLPTLVKEVGLTVSQAAVMTAMYQAGGTLGSLFAGWLMDRINPHRALGLIYAVGGLFTMAMGYAAASFALICLLAFISGACLNGANTGMNALSARYYPTEARATGSSWMHGVGRLGAILSAFAGAEMLALNISFESVFLLLGVPAAITVAGLAAKGIFAAGSTLKTASSPTPVTNSL
- a CDS encoding Gfo/Idh/MocA family protein: MLNGMKPLSRSLRWGMVGGGGTSQIGYSHRCAALRDNVFTLLAGALDIDAERGRQFGEQLGIAPERCYADYQTLFAEEAKRPDGIEAVSVTTPNNTHFAITKAALEAGLHVICEKPLCFTADEARELVALSKKQNKIIGVTYGYAGHQMIQQARQMIADGMLGEIRIINMQFAHGFHNEAVELQAESTRWRVTPKYAGPSYVLGDLATHPLFIAETMVPNLNITRLMCARQSFVKSRAPLEDNAFVLMEYNNGAVGSLWTSAVNSGAMHSQKVRVIGEKASIEWWDERPNQLNYEVQGEPARVLDRGMPYLSQQALADDRIGGGHPEGLFEAWANLYRRYAIAIDAMDRGDHAFLETFWYPDVEAGLHGVYWVEQCVKSADAGGQWVDFNCQ
- a CDS encoding MFS transporter encodes the protein MNDNKMTPGELRATWGLGTVFSLRMLGMFMVLPVLTTYGMALQGASEALIGLAIGIYGLAQAIFQVPFGLLSDRIGRKPLIVGGLFIFVIGSIIAALSDSIWGIILGRALQGSGAIAAAVMALLSDLTREQNRTKAMAFIGVSFGVTFAIAMVLGPIITHQLGLHALFWMIAVLATLGILLTLWVVPNSENHVLNRESGMVKGCFSKVLAEPKLLKLNFGIMCLHIMLMSTFVALPGQLEAAGFPAAGHWKIYLVTMLVSFVAVVPFIIYAEVKRKMKRVFLLCVAILLIAEIVLWGAGGYFWELVAGVQLFFLAFNLLEALLPSLISKESPAGYKGTAMGIYSTSQFLGVAIGGSLGGWVDGFFDSQTVFLLGALLAMLWLLVASTMSEPPYVSSLRVEIPDGIVADKSLEERLQAKEGVKEVLVIGEERSVYIKIDSKLTNRFEIEQAIKGL